The Falco cherrug isolate bFalChe1 chromosome 15, bFalChe1.pri, whole genome shotgun sequence genome includes a region encoding these proteins:
- the LOC102050638 gene encoding actin-binding protein WASF3-like isoform X1, with amino-acid sequence MPLVKRNIEPRHLCRGALPEGVTSELECVTNSTLAAIIKQLGSLSRHAEDIFGELFNEANSFYMRMNSLQERVDLLVIKVTQLDSTVEEVSLQDINMRKAFKSSTVQNQQVVSRNSIPNPVMEMYQRCDKPPPLNILTPYRDDKKDGLKFYTDPSYFFNLWKEKMLQATEDKRKEKRRQKEQRLVEDSTREVKKVRKARNRRLEWNMMAYDKEFRPDNRFSPSPYHMASSEGSLSPDNRSYASDAADHSYPASPNHPAQLLAPASHLAPAEHKEGVLAAAPPQEHVYRPAAGSRQNSLNRLQQPHVPQPPEAILNGPRPHLVKDYGPQPVPMAEYFVPPAPPPPPPVIPSAQTAFDSPISAPPALAPGSAAPTSYAPSPPPAPPGPYSASPPQAGPMGPPVAPPPPPPGPPAVAASPAHSASPPAPAVEPRKAQIPLMPMSDARSDLLAAIRRGIQLRKVQEQWEQEAKKEPVGNDVATILSRRIAVEYSESDDDSELDDNEWSD; translated from the exons ATGCCGCTGGTGAAGAGGAATATCGAGCCCCGGCATCTATGCCGGGGGGCTCTTCCCGAGGGGGTAACGAGTGAGCTGGAGTGTGTCACCAACAGCACACTGGCTGCCATCATcaagcagctgggcagcctCA GCAGGCACGCCGAGGACATCTTCGGCGAGCTGTTCAACGAAGCCAACAGCTTCTACATGCGGATGAACTCACTGCAGGAGAGAGTGGACCTGCTGGTCATCAAGGTGACACAGCTGGACTCCACCGTGGAGGaag TTTCACTGCAGGACATCAACATGCGGAAAGCCTTCAAGAGCTCCACGGTGCAGAACCAGCAGGTGGTGTCTCGCAACTCCATCCCCAATCCGGTGATGGAGATGTACCAGCGCTGCGACAAGCCCCCGCCGCTCAACATCCTCACGCCCTACAG GGATGACAAAAAGGATGGCCTCAAATTCTACACTGACCCCTCCTACTTCTTCAACTTatggaaggagaaaatgttGCAGGCGACGGAAGataagagaaaggagaagcgCAGGCAGAAG GAGCAGCGGCTGGTGGAGGACTCCACTCGGGAGGTGAAGAAAGTGAGGAAAGCCCGCAACCGGCGCCTGGAGTGGAACATGATGGCGTATGATAAAGAGTTCCGACCCGATAACAGGTTCTCACCATCCCCCTATCACATGGCGTCATCGGAAGGATCACTGTCCCCAGATAATAG ATCTTACGCGTCGGATGCAGCCGACCACTCGTACCCGGCGAGCCCCAACCACCCCGCACAGCTGCTGGCCCCAGCATCCCACCTGGCCCCAGCGGAGCACAAGGAGGGGGTGCTGGCGGCTGCCCCCCCCCAGGAGCACGTCTATCGCCCGGCAGCGGGCAGCCGGCAGAACAGCCTCAACCgcctccagcagccccacgTGCCGCAGCCCCCAGAGGCTATCCTCAATGGGCCGAGACCTCACTTAGTCAAGGATTACGG CCCGCAGCCGGTGCCGATGGCAGAGTACTTTGTGCCGcctgccccaccacccccgCCGCCCGTCATCCCCTCCGCCCAGACCGCCTTCGACAGCCCCATCTcggctccccctgccctggcccccgGCTCGGCTGCCCCCACCTCCTACGCACCCTCACCGCCCCCCGCACCCCCTGGCCCCTACTCTGCCTCTCCGCCGCAGGCCGGCCCCATGGGACCCCCAGTggccccaccaccaccaccaccgggGCCCCCCGCCGTTGCCGCCTCTCCGGCGCACTCGGCATCACCCCCAGCACCCGCCGTGGAGCCCCGGAAGGCGCAGATCCCACTGATGCCCATGAGCGATGCCCGGAGCGACCTGCTGGCAGCCATCCGCAGGG GAATTCAACTCCGGAAAGTCCAGGAGCAATGGGAACAAGAGGCCAAAAAAGAACCCGTGGGCAATGACGTGGCGACGATCCTGTCCCGCCGGATCGCAGTGGAGTACAGCGAGTCCGACGACGACTCCGAGCTGGATGATAACGAGTGGTCAGACTGA
- the LOC102050638 gene encoding actin-binding protein WASF3-like isoform X2 produces MPLVKRNIEPRHLCRGALPEGVTSELECVTNSTLAAIIKQLGSLSRHAEDIFGELFNEANSFYMRMNSLQERVDLLVIKVTQLDSTVEEVSLQDINMRKAFKSSTVQNQQVVSRNSIPNPVMEMYQRCDKPPPLNILTPYRDDKKDGLKFYTDPSYFFNLWKEKMLQATEDKRKEKRRQKEQRLVEDSTREVKKVRKARNRRLEWNMMAYDKEFRPDNRSYASDAADHSYPASPNHPAQLLAPASHLAPAEHKEGVLAAAPPQEHVYRPAAGSRQNSLNRLQQPHVPQPPEAILNGPRPHLVKDYGPQPVPMAEYFVPPAPPPPPPVIPSAQTAFDSPISAPPALAPGSAAPTSYAPSPPPAPPGPYSASPPQAGPMGPPVAPPPPPPGPPAVAASPAHSASPPAPAVEPRKAQIPLMPMSDARSDLLAAIRRGIQLRKVQEQWEQEAKKEPVGNDVATILSRRIAVEYSESDDDSELDDNEWSD; encoded by the exons ATGCCGCTGGTGAAGAGGAATATCGAGCCCCGGCATCTATGCCGGGGGGCTCTTCCCGAGGGGGTAACGAGTGAGCTGGAGTGTGTCACCAACAGCACACTGGCTGCCATCATcaagcagctgggcagcctCA GCAGGCACGCCGAGGACATCTTCGGCGAGCTGTTCAACGAAGCCAACAGCTTCTACATGCGGATGAACTCACTGCAGGAGAGAGTGGACCTGCTGGTCATCAAGGTGACACAGCTGGACTCCACCGTGGAGGaag TTTCACTGCAGGACATCAACATGCGGAAAGCCTTCAAGAGCTCCACGGTGCAGAACCAGCAGGTGGTGTCTCGCAACTCCATCCCCAATCCGGTGATGGAGATGTACCAGCGCTGCGACAAGCCCCCGCCGCTCAACATCCTCACGCCCTACAG GGATGACAAAAAGGATGGCCTCAAATTCTACACTGACCCCTCCTACTTCTTCAACTTatggaaggagaaaatgttGCAGGCGACGGAAGataagagaaaggagaagcgCAGGCAGAAG GAGCAGCGGCTGGTGGAGGACTCCACTCGGGAGGTGAAGAAAGTGAGGAAAGCCCGCAACCGGCGCCTGGAGTGGAACATGATGGCGTATGATAAAGAGTTCCGACCCGATAACAG ATCTTACGCGTCGGATGCAGCCGACCACTCGTACCCGGCGAGCCCCAACCACCCCGCACAGCTGCTGGCCCCAGCATCCCACCTGGCCCCAGCGGAGCACAAGGAGGGGGTGCTGGCGGCTGCCCCCCCCCAGGAGCACGTCTATCGCCCGGCAGCGGGCAGCCGGCAGAACAGCCTCAACCgcctccagcagccccacgTGCCGCAGCCCCCAGAGGCTATCCTCAATGGGCCGAGACCTCACTTAGTCAAGGATTACGG CCCGCAGCCGGTGCCGATGGCAGAGTACTTTGTGCCGcctgccccaccacccccgCCGCCCGTCATCCCCTCCGCCCAGACCGCCTTCGACAGCCCCATCTcggctccccctgccctggcccccgGCTCGGCTGCCCCCACCTCCTACGCACCCTCACCGCCCCCCGCACCCCCTGGCCCCTACTCTGCCTCTCCGCCGCAGGCCGGCCCCATGGGACCCCCAGTggccccaccaccaccaccaccgggGCCCCCCGCCGTTGCCGCCTCTCCGGCGCACTCGGCATCACCCCCAGCACCCGCCGTGGAGCCCCGGAAGGCGCAGATCCCACTGATGCCCATGAGCGATGCCCGGAGCGACCTGCTGGCAGCCATCCGCAGGG GAATTCAACTCCGGAAAGTCCAGGAGCAATGGGAACAAGAGGCCAAAAAAGAACCCGTGGGCAATGACGTGGCGACGATCCTGTCCCGCCGGATCGCAGTGGAGTACAGCGAGTCCGACGACGACTCCGAGCTGGATGATAACGAGTGGTCAGACTGA